The genome window AAGAGGATGGCATCGGCATACACCCTGCCACCGGCTTCAACCGTCAGCCTGACCCCGGCCTCGTCGGCCAGGCCTTCAAAATAATCGGCAATACGCTGCAACTCTTCCGGCAATGACAACGCAGACTTATTCAGCATCACATGCGTATGCTCGACCCGCGCCAGGAAGAGCATGCTTTCCACCATACGCGTCAGGCGCTCATACTCTTCCACATTGGAAATCAACAAACCCTGATAGTCTTCCACGCTCCTGGCTTGCACCAGCGCCACCTGCGTCTGCACCATCAGGTTATTCAGCGGTGTGCGCAAATCATGGGCCAGGTCAGCGGAAAACTGGCTCAAACGCTGGAAGCTGCCATCCAGCCGGTCCAGCATCGCATTGAAAGCCTGCACCAACTCATGCAGTTCCTGCGGTGCCGAACTGAGATCGAGGCGCGTATCGAGGCGGTGTGCAGTGATGGAACTGGCTTGCCCTGCAATCAATCTGACCGGACGCAAGCCACGGCGTACCAGGATGTAACCCAGCAGCGCTGCCAGCAAAGTACCGCACAATGCCGCCATGCCGATTTCCACCCGATAAGCTTTCAAGAGCTCCATCCGATCAGACGCGGTGCGGGCCACCACGATGACTATCTTTTCACCGCTACGCACTTTCCCTTGCGCAGCAATCGCACGCGCGGTCAAACCGGTGGACGTCCAGAGCAAAGTAATGGAGCGTGGAACCGGATTCATTTCGAGCGGCAGCACCGCTATGGTTGGCAAACTGCCCTGGTCGGAATTGGTGTGCAAGATGATATTGCCATCCACATCCTTCAACATGATGATCAACCTGTCGTGGCTGGCGGCGGCATCAAGGAAGTAATGCGGGTCTTTGCGGATCGCTGCAATGCTGTCCGACTCCTCGGCCAGGTGTCGCATCAGGCTGATTTTTCCCATCAATTCCTGGTCATCGCGAAATTCCAGCTGGCCGGCGAGCGAGCGATACAAGTATGTACCTACGCCGGAAAAAATAAGCACCGAAACCAGGAAGAACAGCAAACCTATCCTGCTGGTCAAGGACATGCGCTGGATCAGTTTCATTCGCCCTCCTCCAACACATAGCCGATGCCGCGCACGGTCTGTATCAATTTGCGCGGATGCGGATCATCCAGTTTGGCGCGCAGGCGGCGTAT of Janthinobacterium sp. Marseille contains these proteins:
- a CDS encoding heavy metal sensor histidine kinase, translated to MKLIQRMSLTSRIGLLFFLVSVLIFSGVGTYLYRSLAGQLEFRDDQELMGKISLMRHLAEESDSIAAIRKDPHYFLDAAASHDRLIIMLKDVDGNIILHTNSDQGSLPTIAVLPLEMNPVPRSITLLWTSTGLTARAIAAQGKVRSGEKIVIVVARTASDRMELLKAYRVEIGMAALCGTLLAALLGYILVRRGLRPVRLIAGQASSITAHRLDTRLDLSSAPQELHELVQAFNAMLDRLDGSFQRLSQFSADLAHDLRTPLNNLMVQTQVALVQARSVEDYQGLLISNVEEYERLTRMVESMLFLARVEHTHVMLNKSALSLPEELQRIADYFEGLADEAGVRLTVEAGGRVYADAILLRRAIGNLVANAIPYTPRGATIVLKGVMTADGATVSVVNPGAGIAAQHIPHVFNRFYRGDAARSNSATSTGLGLAIVQSIMALHGGRATVTSEENGLTEFSLIFPAH